Proteins from a genomic interval of Pseudomonas versuta:
- the rplA gene encoding 50S ribosomal protein L1, with the protein MAKLTKRQKAIAGKIEAGKSYNFVDAAALLAELSTVKFSESFDIAVNLGVDPRKSDQVVRSATVLPHGTGKTVRVAVFTQGPAAEAALAAGADRVGMDDLAAEMKGGDLNYDVVIASPDAMRVVGQLGQILGPRGLMPNPKVGTVTPDVATAVKNAKAGQVRYRTDKNGIIHTSVGKIGFDAVKLKENVEALIADLKRIKPASSKGIYVKRVTLSTTMGPGLVIDQGSLDA; encoded by the coding sequence ATGGCTAAGCTGACTAAGCGTCAAAAGGCAATTGCCGGTAAAATTGAAGCTGGCAAGTCTTACAACTTTGTAGACGCTGCTGCTTTGCTGGCTGAGTTGTCCACCGTCAAGTTCAGCGAGTCTTTTGACATCGCTGTTAACCTGGGCGTAGACCCACGTAAATCTGACCAGGTTGTTCGTAGCGCTACTGTGCTGCCACACGGCACTGGCAAGACTGTACGTGTAGCTGTGTTCACCCAGGGTCCAGCTGCTGAAGCTGCTTTGGCTGCCGGTGCTGATCGCGTTGGTATGGACGACCTGGCTGCCGAAATGAAAGGCGGCGACCTGAACTATGACGTAGTTATTGCATCCCCGGACGCAATGCGTGTTGTAGGTCAGTTGGGTCAGATCCTTGGTCCACGTGGTCTGATGCCTAACCCTAAGGTTGGTACTGTAACTCCAGACGTAGCTACTGCGGTTAAGAACGCAAAAGCTGGTCAGGTTCGTTATCGCACTGACAAAAACGGTATCATCCACACCTCCGTTGGCAAGATCGGCTTTGATGCCGTCAAGCTGAAGGAAAACGTTGAAGCACTGATCGCTGATCTGAAGCGTATCAAGCCAGCTTCCTCGAAAGGTATTTACGTTAAGCGCGTTACCCTGAGCACCACTATGGGCCCGGGCCTGGTCATCGACCAGGGTTCTCTGGACGCGTAA
- the nusG gene encoding transcription termination/antitermination protein NusG — protein sequence MAKRWYVVHAYSGYEKHVMRSLIERIKLAGMEEGFGEILVPTEEVVEMRNGQKRKSERKFFPGYVLVQMDMSEGTWHLVKDTPRVMGFIGGTADKPAPITDKEAEAILRRVADGSDKPKPKTLFEPGEVVRVTDGPFADFNGTVEEVNYEKSRIQVAVLIFGRSTPVELEFSQVEKV from the coding sequence GTGGCTAAGCGTTGGTACGTAGTGCATGCTTATTCGGGTTACGAAAAGCATGTTATGCGCTCTTTGATTGAGCGTATTAAGCTGGCAGGCATGGAAGAAGGCTTCGGCGAAATTCTGGTTCCCACTGAAGAAGTGGTTGAAATGCGTAATGGCCAGAAACGCAAAAGCGAGCGCAAGTTCTTCCCTGGATACGTGCTGGTTCAAATGGACATGAGCGAAGGGACTTGGCACTTGGTCAAGGATACCCCTCGCGTAATGGGCTTCATTGGTGGTACCGCTGATAAACCAGCGCCGATCACTGATAAAGAGGCAGAAGCAATTCTGCGTCGCGTTGCTGATGGTAGCGACAAGCCCAAGCCGAAAACACTGTTCGAGCCAGGTGAAGTTGTTCGCGTCACCGATGGCCCGTTTGCTGATTTCAATGGCACTGTTGAAGAAGTTAACTACGAAAAGAGTCGCATCCAAGTGGCAGTGCTCATTTTCGGTCGCTCTACTCCGGTAGAGCTAGAGTTCAGCCAGGTCGAAAAGGTCTAA
- the rplJ gene encoding 50S ribosomal protein L10 codes for MAIKLEDKKAIVAEVNEAAKVALSAVVADARGVTVGAMTGLRKEAREAGVYVRVVRNTLLKRAVADTEYSVLNDVFTGPTLIAFSNEHPGAAARLFKEFAKGQDKFEIKAAAFEGKFLAANQIDVLASLPTRDEAISQLMSVIQGATSKLARTLAALRDQKEAAAA; via the coding sequence GTGGCAATTAAACTCGAAGACAAGAAGGCCATCGTCGCTGAAGTCAACGAGGCTGCCAAAGTTGCCCTGTCTGCTGTTGTGGCTGATGCCCGCGGTGTGACAGTAGGCGCTATGACCGGACTCCGTAAAGAGGCTCGTGAAGCTGGCGTTTACGTACGTGTTGTACGTAACACTCTGCTCAAGCGCGCTGTTGCTGACACTGAATACAGTGTTCTCAACGACGTGTTCACCGGCCCGACCTTGATCGCTTTCTCCAACGAACATCCAGGTGCTGCTGCCCGTTTGTTCAAAGAGTTCGCTAAAGGTCAGGATAAGTTCGAGATCAAGGCAGCTGCGTTCGAGGGCAAGTTCCTCGCAGCTAATCAGATCGACGTACTGGCAAGTCTGCCGACCCGTGACGAAGCAATTTCTCAGCTGATGAGCGTGATTCAAGGCGCTACCAGCAAGTTGGCTCGTACTCTGGCGGCACTTCGCGACCAGAAAGAAGCTGCTGCAGCCTAA
- the rpoB gene encoding DNA-directed RNA polymerase subunit beta: MAYSYTEKKRIRKDFSKLPDVMDVPYLLAIQLDSYREFLQAGATKDQFRDVGLHAAFKSVFPIISYSGNAALEYVGYRLGEPAFDVKECVLRGVTYAVPLRVKVRLIIFDKESSNKAIKDIKEQEVYMGEIPLMTENGTFVINGTERVIVSQLHRSPGVFFDHDRGKTHSSGKLLYSARIIPYRGSWLDFEFDPKDCVFVRIDRRRKLPASVLLRALGYTTEQVLDAFYTTNVFHVQGESISLELVPHRLRGEIAAIDITDDKGKVIVEQGRRITARHINQLEKAGIKELVMPLDYVLGRTTAKAIVHPATGEIIAECNTELTTEILAKIAKSQVVRIETLYTNDIDCGPFVSDTLKIDSTSNQLEALVEIYRMMRPGEPPTKDAAETLFNNLFFSPERYDLSAVGRMKFNRRIGRTEIEGSGVLCKEDIVAVLKTLVDIRNGKGIVDDIDHLGNRRVRCVGEMAENQFRVGLVRVERAVKERLSMAESEGLMPQDLINAKPVAAAVKEFFGSSQLSQFMDQNNPLSEITHKRRVSALGPGGLTRERAGFEVRDVHPTHYGRVCPIETPEGPNIGLINSLAAYARTNQYGFLESPYRVVKDALVTDEIVFLSAIEEADHVIAQASATMNDKKVLIDELVAVRHLNEFTVKAPEDVTLMDVSPKQVVSVAASLIPFLEHDDANRALMGSNMQRQAVPTLRADKPLVGTGMERNVARDSGVCVVARRGGVIDSVDASRIVVRVADDEVETGEAGVDIYNLTKYTRSNQNTCINQRPLVRKGDRVQRSDIMADGPSTDMGELALGQNMRIAFMAWNGYNFEDSICLSERVVQEDRFTTIHIQELTCVARDTKLGPEEITADIPNVGEAALNKLDEAGIVYVGAEVGAGDILVGKVTPKGETQLTPEEKLLRAIFGEKASDVKDTSLRVPTGTKGTVIDVQVFTRDGVERDARALSIEKTQLDEIRKDLNEEFRIVEGATFERLRSALVGRIAEGGAGLKKGQEITNEILDGLEHGQWFKLRMAEDALNEQLEKAQAYIIDRRRLLDDKFEDKKRKLQQGDDLAPGVLKIVKVYLAIRRRIQPGDKMAGRHGNKGVVSVIMPVEDMPYDANGTPVDVVLNPLGVPSRMNVGQILETHLGLAAKGLGEKINLMIEEQRKVADLRKFLHEIYNEIGGRQESLDDFSDQEILDLAKNLRGGVPMATPVFDGAKESEIKAMLRLADLPDSGQMTLTDGRTGNQFERPVTVGYMYMLKLNHLVDDKMHARSTGSYSLVTQQPLGGKAQFGGQRFGEMEVWALEAYGAAYTLQEMLTVKSDDVNGRTKMYKNIVDGDHRMEPGMPESFNVLIKEIRSLGIDIDLETE; the protein is encoded by the coding sequence ATGGCTTACTCATATACTGAGAAAAAACGTATCCGCAAGGACTTTAGCAAGTTGCCGGACGTCATGGATGTGCCGTATCTCTTGGCAATCCAGCTGGATTCGTATCGTGAATTCTTGCAGGCGGGAGCGACTAAAGATCAGTTCCGCGACGTGGGCCTGCATGCGGCCTTCAAATCCGTTTTCCCGATCATCAGCTACTCCGGCAATGCTGCGCTGGAGTACGTCGGTTATCGCTTGGGCGAGCCGGCATTTGATGTTAAAGAATGCGTGTTGCGCGGTGTAACTTACGCCGTACCTTTGCGGGTAAAAGTTCGTTTGATCATTTTCGACAAAGAATCGTCGAACAAAGCGATCAAGGACATCAAAGAGCAAGAAGTCTACATGGGTGAAATCCCCCTGATGACTGAGAACGGTACCTTTGTAATCAATGGCACCGAGCGTGTAATTGTTTCCCAGTTGCACCGTTCCCCGGGCGTGTTCTTTGACCACGACCGTGGCAAAACGCATAGCTCCGGTAAACTGCTTTATTCCGCGCGTATCATTCCTTACCGTGGTTCGTGGTTGGACTTTGAGTTCGATCCGAAAGACTGCGTGTTCGTACGTATTGACCGTCGTCGCAAGCTGCCTGCATCGGTATTGCTGCGCGCGCTGGGTTATACGACTGAGCAGGTGCTGGACGCGTTCTACACCACCAACGTATTCCACGTTCAGGGCGAAAGTATTAGCCTGGAACTGGTACCTCATCGCCTGCGCGGTGAGATCGCGGCCATCGATATTACCGATGACAAAGGCAAGGTGATTGTTGAGCAGGGTCGTCGTATCACTGCTCGTCATATCAACCAGCTGGAAAAAGCCGGTATCAAAGAGCTCGTTATGCCTCTGGACTATGTCCTGGGTCGCACAACGGCCAAGGCTATCGTGCATCCGGCTACCGGCGAAATCATTGCTGAGTGCAACACCGAGCTGACCACCGAGATTCTGGCGAAAATCGCCAAGAGCCAGGTTGTCCGTATCGAAACGTTGTACACCAACGATATCGACTGCGGTCCGTTCGTCTCCGACACTCTGAAGATCGACTCCACCAGCAACCAATTGGAAGCGCTGGTCGAGATCTATCGCATGATGCGTCCAGGCGAGCCGCCAACCAAAGACGCTGCCGAGACTCTGTTCAACAACCTGTTCTTCAGCCCTGAGCGCTATGACCTGTCTGCGGTCGGCCGGATGAAGTTCAACCGTCGTATCGGTCGTACCGAGATCGAAGGTTCGGGCGTGTTGTGCAAAGAAGACATCGTCGCGGTACTGAAGACTCTGGTCGACATCCGTAACGGTAAAGGCATCGTCGATGACATCGACCACCTGGGTAACCGTCGTGTTCGCTGTGTTGGCGAAATGGCTGAAAACCAGTTCCGCGTTGGCCTGGTACGTGTTGAGCGTGCGGTCAAAGAGCGTCTGTCGATGGCTGAAAGCGAAGGCCTGATGCCGCAAGACCTGATCAACGCCAAGCCAGTGGCTGCGGCGGTGAAGGAGTTCTTCGGTTCCAGCCAGCTCTCGCAGTTCATGGACCAGAACAACCCTCTGTCCGAGATCACCCACAAGCGCCGTGTTTCTGCACTGGGCCCGGGCGGTCTGACGCGTGAGCGTGCAGGCTTTGAAGTTCGTGACGTACACCCGACTCACTACGGTCGTGTATGCCCGATTGAAACGCCGGAAGGTCCAAACATCGGTCTGATCAACTCCCTGGCCGCCTATGCGCGCACCAACCAGTACGGCTTCCTTGAGAGCCCGTATCGCGTGGTGAAAGACGCTTTGGTCACCGACGAGATCGTGTTCCTGTCCGCCATCGAAGAAGCCGATCACGTGATCGCTCAGGCCTCGGCCACGATGAACGACAAGAAAGTCCTGATCGACGAACTGGTAGCTGTTCGTCACTTGAACGAATTCACCGTCAAGGCGCCGGAAGACGTCACCCTGATGGACGTTTCGCCGAAGCAGGTTGTGTCGGTTGCAGCGTCGTTGATTCCGTTCCTCGAGCATGATGACGCCAACCGTGCGTTGATGGGTTCGAACATGCAGCGTCAAGCTGTACCTACCCTGCGCGCTGACAAGCCGCTGGTTGGTACCGGCATGGAGCGTAACGTAGCCCGTGACTCCGGCGTTTGCGTCGTGGCTCGTCGTGGTGGCGTGATCGACTCCGTTGATGCAAGCCGTATCGTGGTACGTGTTGCTGATGACGAAGTAGAAACTGGCGAAGCCGGTGTCGACATCTACAACCTGACCAAATACACCCGCTCCAACCAGAACACCTGCATTAACCAGCGTCCGCTGGTTCGCAAGGGTGATCGCGTGCAGCGCAGCGACATCATGGCCGATGGTCCGTCCACCGATATGGGTGAGCTGGCTTTGGGTCAGAACATGCGCATCGCGTTCATGGCCTGGAACGGTTACAACTTCGAAGACTCCATCTGCTTGTCGGAACGGGTTGTTCAAGAAGATCGCTTTACCACGATCCACATCCAGGAACTGACCTGTGTGGCACGTGACACCAAGCTTGGGCCTGAAGAGATCACTGCAGACATCCCTAACGTGGGTGAAGCTGCACTGAACAAACTGGACGAAGCCGGTATCGTTTACGTTGGTGCTGAAGTTGGCGCGGGCGACATTCTGGTAGGTAAGGTCACTCCGAAAGGCGAGACCCAGCTGACTCCGGAAGAGAAGCTGTTGCGTGCAATCTTCGGTGAAAAAGCCAGCGACGTTAAAGACACCTCCCTGCGCGTACCTACCGGTACCAAAGGTACTGTCATCGACGTGCAGGTCTTCACCCGCGATGGCGTTGAGCGTGATGCTCGTGCCCTGTCGATCGAGAAGACTCAGCTGGACGAGATCCGCAAGGATCTGAACGAAGAGTTCCGTATCGTTGAAGGCGCCACTTTTGAACGTCTGCGCTCTGCACTGGTTGGCCGTATAGCCGAAGGTGGAGCCGGTCTGAAGAAAGGTCAGGAAATCACCAATGAAATCCTGGACGGTCTTGAGCATGGTCAGTGGTTCAAACTGCGCATGGCTGAAGATGCTCTGAACGAGCAGCTTGAAAAAGCCCAGGCTTACATCATCGATCGCCGTCGTCTGCTGGACGACAAGTTCGAAGACAAGAAGCGCAAACTGCAGCAGGGCGATGACCTGGCTCCGGGCGTGCTGAAAATCGTCAAGGTTTACCTGGCAATCCGTCGTCGCATCCAGCCGGGTGACAAGATGGCTGGTCGTCACGGTAACAAAGGTGTGGTCTCCGTGATCATGCCGGTTGAAGACATGCCGTACGATGCCAATGGCACCCCGGTCGATGTGGTCCTCAACCCGTTGGGCGTACCTTCGCGTATGAACGTTGGTCAGATTCTCGAAACTCACCTGGGCCTCGCAGCCAAAGGTTTGGGCGAGAAGATCAACCTCATGATTGAAGAGCAGCGCAAGGTTGCTGACCTGCGCAAGTTCCTGCATGAGATCTACAACGAGATTGGCGGTCGTCAAGAAAGCCTGGATGACTTCTCCGACCAGGAAATCCTGGATCTGGCGAAGAACCTTCGTGGCGGTGTGCCGATGGCTACCCCGGTGTTCGACGGTGCCAAGGAAAGCGAAATCAAGGCAATGTTGCGCCTGGCAGATCTGCCGGACAGCGGCCAGATGACGCTGACTGACGGCCGTACCGGCAACCAGTTTGAACGTCCGGTTACTGTTGGCTACATGTACATGCTGAAGCTGAACCACTTGGTAGACGACAAGATGCACGCTCGTTCTACCGGTTCTTACAGCTTGGTTACCCAGCAGCCGCTGGGTGGTAAGGCACAGTTCGGTGGTCAGCGTTTCGGGGAGATGGAGGTTTGGGCGCTGGAAGCATACGGCGCGGCATACACTCTGCAAGAAATGCTCACAGTGAAGTCGGATGATGTGAACGGTCGTACCAAGATGTACAAAAACATCGTGGACGGCGATCACCGTATGGAGCCGGGCATGCCCGAGTCCTTTAACGTGTTGATCAAAGAAATTCGTTCCCTCGGCATCGATATCGATCTGGAAACCGAATAA
- the rplK gene encoding 50S ribosomal protein L11, whose amino-acid sequence MAKKITAYIKLQVKAAQANPSPPVGPALGQHGVNIMEFCKAFNARTQGIEPGLPTPVIITVYSDRSFTFETKSTPASVLLKKAAGLTSGSARPNTVKVGTVTRAQLEEIAKTKNADLTAADMEAAVRTIAGSARSMGLNVEGV is encoded by the coding sequence ATGGCCAAGAAGATTACCGCTTACATCAAGCTGCAAGTGAAGGCCGCTCAGGCCAACCCAAGCCCACCTGTCGGCCCAGCATTGGGTCAACACGGTGTGAACATCATGGAATTCTGCAAGGCTTTCAACGCCCGTACTCAAGGTATTGAACCAGGTCTGCCGACTCCAGTGATCATCACTGTTTACAGCGACCGTAGCTTCACATTCGAAACCAAATCGACTCCTGCTTCGGTTCTGCTGAAGAAGGCTGCCGGTTTGACTAGCGGTTCCGCTCGTCCAAACACCGTTAAGGTTGGCACTGTTACCCGTGCTCAGCTGGAAGAAATCGCGAAAACCAAAAACGCGGATCTGACTGCAGCTGATATGGAAGCAGCCGTGCGTACCATCGCCGGTTCTGCTCGTAGCATGGGCCTTAACGTGGAGGGTGTGTAA
- the rplL gene encoding 50S ribosomal protein L7/L12, translating into MSLTTQEIIDAIGSKSVLEIVELIKAMEEAFGVSAAAASAGPAAAAAVVEEQTEFNVMLLEAGEKKVNVIKAVRELTGLGLKEAKAVVDSAPSVVLEAVAKDAADKAKATLEEAGAKVELK; encoded by the coding sequence ATGTCTCTGACTACTCAAGAAATCATCGACGCAATCGGTTCGAAATCCGTTCTGGAAATCGTTGAGCTGATCAAGGCAATGGAAGAAGCATTCGGCGTTTCCGCTGCTGCTGCTTCTGCTGGTCCTGCTGCTGCCGCTGCTGTTGTTGAAGAGCAAACTGAATTCAACGTCATGCTGCTGGAAGCTGGCGAGAAGAAAGTTAACGTGATCAAGGCTGTTCGCGAGCTGACTGGTCTGGGCTTGAAAGAAGCCAAGGCAGTAGTAGACAGCGCTCCTAGCGTTGTTCTGGAAGCTGTTGCGAAAGACGCAGCTGACAAAGCCAAGGCTACCTTGGAAGAAGCAGGCGCTAAAGTCGAGCTGAAGTAA
- the secE gene encoding preprotein translocase subunit SecE — protein MTPKAEVQGSRFDLLKWLVVVALVVVGVVGNQYYSGSPILYRVIALLVIAAVAAYVGLQTAKGKSFSVLVKEARTEIRKVVWPTRQETTQTTLIVVAVVLVMALLLWGLDSLLGWLVSLIVG, from the coding sequence ATGACTCCCAAGGCTGAAGTTCAAGGCTCTCGCTTCGATCTCCTCAAGTGGCTTGTAGTGGTTGCTCTTGTGGTGGTTGGCGTTGTTGGGAATCAGTATTATTCTGGTTCGCCGATCCTGTATCGTGTCATTGCACTTCTTGTAATTGCTGCTGTTGCCGCCTATGTGGGTTTGCAGACGGCAAAAGGCAAGTCGTTCTCTGTCTTGGTGAAGGAAGCTCGTACTGAGATTCGTAAAGTCGTATGGCCAACTCGCCAAGAAACTACGCAGACCACGTTGATCGTGGTGGCTGTTGTTCTAGTTATGGCGTTGCTGTTGTGGGGTTTAGATTCCCTGCTCGGTTGGCTCGTTTCCTTGATTGTTGGCTAA